One window of the Daphnia pulex isolate KAP4 chromosome 8, ASM2113471v1 genome contains the following:
- the LOC124199738 gene encoding adhesive plaque matrix protein-like, with translation MFAARPLVFTILVLGILDITDAISHKRGKGRRIIPSVQAYQNQNLPTQQLPQLHVPHNNYHTPSNVYSTASAQRQLPVRPAAPRPGIVVFGVGPNSLQIPNHYSNFPETSFQSGKSIPPSLQNTKAANPALKTNPTISVNPKSTVTYQQNINPAKSPYPVQQAQLTKLHQYGKKLPTDNQHHKSQSQSAVSNVSVVKLLETVPVYISPLKSTIYASAYVSDSASYPEHNSYSKGETLKYQTTQPSISKPTVSSTYKETKAYPSTEIYLKTPTKSEITTPSSAAEVSESYAQKEHSYTEKKEYNVDKIKLKYSGYSETPSSKYVKSSPATENKKKEDIPKSLYSTPQYKTVRDKPSTSKPHDVSNVEKEKSKTTVYPIPQSYKKAESLSDYEEKKKLDAPSYVSSSSHGTQEQKPSKESYDKKLSQVSHVDESEPKVSVPSASLSHKEVDSSPDTENKKKFNSPSLPSFSSEEKPSSEPYKKNKESNTSESKNPGYSAPGFYREIESLLPHTEDTKKQNVPNYVPTSKPYQPKSASISPVTKSPYSTQELKSYPQTESPSVLLTKATAPLKYSTESTTKTTTKTYKIPPQERTSSYYSTTSRYEESTTHSSLATSTHLTQRGYTSPISYEHSPISTTQGQSDSNQYPAKAYNTKPTSVLVPGETPYVSYANTGPSSVDKSNDRVYVISDPVEHENSYQKQGNSPSYQSGTSTDQYLSVDVRPSSANPVLTEYSSIEKSSSSTNYPTISTGNKSNYKTQPIESPADYLSTYNSKLNEKADSSKSFAAIAENYKTGDHDGSESEGDYSAIPGEPGTDYPIFSELPNNQFNCSEQRLPGYYADVSARCQVFHICLGDRQWSFLCPNGTIFSQEHFVCVWWYEFDCSKATGLYDLNEKLFVISSGEQQNDEDKYENKQYPNSAVSKTLTKSDEDYRSTNTKEERDFEAYN, from the exons ATGTTCGCGGCCAGACCTTTGGTTTTCACCATCTTGGTTTTAG gaATACTTGACATCACAGACGCCATTTCACAC aaaagaggaaaaggtcGTCGGATTATACCTTCGGTTCAAGCCTATCAGAATCAAAATTTGCCAACTCAACAACTACCACAACTACACGTTCCACACAACAATTATCACACTCCCTCGAACGTTTATTCAACAGCTTCGGCACAAAGACAATTGCCTGTTCGCCCAGCTGCCCCGAGACCTGGAATAGTAGTATTTGGTGTTGGGCCAAATTCCCTTCAAATACCTAACCATTACTCCAATTTCCCTGAAACGTCCTTCCAGAGTGGAAAATCAATTCCTCCATCACTGCAAAACACAAAGGCAGCGAATCCCGCATTAAAGACAAATCCGACCATATCCGTAAACCCTAAATCGACAGTAACGTATCAACAAAATATCAATCCTGCAAAATCACCCTATCCTGTCCAGCAAGCTCAACTTACGAAACTCCACCAATATGGAAAAAAGCTTCCCACGGATAATCAACACCACAAAAGTCAATCTCAGTCTGCAGTTTCTAATGTCTCTGTTGTCAAGTTGCTAGAAACCGTTCCAGTCTACATTTCCCCTTTAAAATCAACGATTTATGCATCTGCGTACGTATCTGATTCTGCGAGCTATCCAGAACATAATTCATATTCAAAAGGAGAAACGTTAAAATACCAGACGACCCAACCATCCATTTCAAAACCTACTGTTTCTTCTACCTATAAGGAAACAAAAGCCTACCCATCAAccgaaatttatttgaagacACCCACAAAATCAGAGATTACAACACCATCCTCCGCAGCTGAAGTAAGTGAATCTTATGCACAGAAAGAACATTCTTAtactgaaaagaaagaatataatgTGGACAAAATCAAGTTAAAGTATTCAGGTTATTCTGAAACCCCATCATCGAAATATGTGAAATCTTCGCCCGCTAccgaaaacaagaagaaagaagatatcCCCAAATCTCTTTATTCCACACCACAATACAAAACCGTGAGAGATAAACCTTCAACGAGTAAACCACATGATGTTTCAAatgtagagaaagaaaaatcgaaaacaaCAGTTTATCCTATTCCTCAGTCCTACAAGAAAGCCGAGTCTCTGTCAGAttacgaagaaaagaagaaacttgatGCCCCATCTTACGTTTCAAGTAGTTCTCATGGCACACAGGAACAAAAACCTTCAAAAGAATCTTATGACAAAAAGCTATCACAAGTGTCGCATGTGGACGAAAGTGAACCAAAGGTTTCAGTTCCTTCTGCCTCCCTCTCCCACAAGGAAGTTGATTCTTCTCCGGACactgaaaataagaagaaatttaattcCCCGAGTCTTCCTTCTTTTAGCTCGGAAGAAAAACCCTCAAGTGAACcttacaaaaagaataaagaatctAACACCAGTGAAAGCAAAAATCCAGGTTATTCTGCCCCAGGATTCTACAGAGAAATCGAGTCTCTATTACCACATACCGAAGatactaaaaaacaaaatgttccaAATTACGTTCCTACTTCAAAACCTTACCAACCAAAGTCTGCGTCTATTTCTCCAGTGACCAAATCGCCATATTCCACACAAGAATTAAAGTCTTATCCTCAAACCGAGTCACCATCAGTTCTTTTGACTAAGGCCACGGCGCCGTTGAAATACTCAACTGAGTCTACAACCAAAACCACAACTAAAACATATAAAATTCCTCCCCAAGAGAGAACATCATCCTATTACAGTACTACATCTAGGTATGAGGAATCCACCACCCATTCCTCATTGGCGACATCTACACATTTAACACAAAGGGGATATACCAGCCCTATTTCTTATGAGCATAGTCCAATTTCAACTACTCAAGGACAAAGCGACAGTAATCAATATCCTGCTAAGGCTTACAACACGAAACCAACTTCAGTGCTTGTTCCTGGTGAAACACCTTATGTTAGTTATGCCAATACTGGTCCAAGTTCTGTGGATAAGTCAAACGATCGAGTTTATGTCATTTCCGACCCAGTGGAACATGAGAATTCCTATCAGAAGCAAGGAAATTCCCCTAGTTATCAATCTGGTACCAGTACAGACCAGTATCTATCAGTTGATGTTAGGCCGTCTTCAGCCAACCCAGTTTTGACTGAGTATTCGTCTATTGAAAAAAGCTCAAGTTCCACAAATTATCCAACAATCAGCACGGGAAATAAGTCAAATTATAAAACCCAACCCATTGAATCACCTGCTGATTATCTTTCCACTTACAACTCTAAACTAAACGAAAAAGCTGACTCATCCAAATCTTTTGCAGCTATCGCAGAGAACTATAAAACTGGCGACCACGATGGATCTGAAAGTGAGGGAGATTACTCTGCGATTCCGGGAGAGCCTGGAACCGATTATCCCATCTTTTCTGAACTTCCaaacaatcaatttaattGTTCAGAGCAACGTCTGCCAGGCTATTATGCCGATGTATCTGCCCGTTGTCAAGTTTTCCATATTTGTTTAGGGGATCGTCAATGGAGCTTCCTCTGTCCAAACGGAACTATTTTTAGTCAGGAACATTTCGTCTGTGTTTGGTGGTATGAATTCGATTGCTCCAAAGCAACAGGTCTCTACGATTTAAACGAGAAACTTTTTGTGATCTCCTCTGGCGAACAACAAAACGACGAGgataaatatgaaaacaaacaatatccGAACTCTGCAGTCAGCAAAACTTTAACAAAATCTGATGAAGATTACCGGTCAACTAATACTAAAGAAGAGCGTGATTTTGAGGCATACAACTGA
- the LOC124199737 gene encoding adhesive plaque matrix protein-like, whose product MFAARPLVFTILVLGILDITDAISHKRGKGRRIIPSVQAYQNQNLPTQQLPQLHVPHNNYHTPSNVYSTASAQRQLPVRPAAPRPGIVVFGVGPNSLQIPNHYSNFPETSFQSGKSIPPSLQNTKAANPALKTNPTISVNPKSTVTYQQNINPAKSPYPVQQAQLTKLHQYGKKLPTDNQHHKSQSQSAVSNVSVVKLLETVPVYISPLKSTIYASAYVSDSASYPEHNSYSKGETLKYQTTQPSISKPTVSSTYKETKAYPSTEIYLKTPTKSEITTPSSAAEVSESYAQKEHSYTEKKEYNVDKIKLKYSGYSETPSSKYVKSSPATENKKKEDIPKSLYSTPQYKTVRDKPSTSKPHDVSNVEKEKSKTTVYPIPQSYKKAESLSDYEEKKKLDAPSYVSSSSHGTQEQKPSKESYDKKLSQVSHVDESEPKVSVPSASLSHKEVDSSPDTENKKKFNSPSLPSFSSEEKPSSEPYKKNKESNTSESKPLKIPGYSAPGFYREIESLLPHTEDTKKQNVPNYVPTSKPYQPKSASISPVTKSPYSTQELKSYPQTESPSVLLTKATAPLKYSTESTTKTTTKTYKIPPQERTTSYYSTTSRYEESTTHSSLATSTHLTQRGYTSPTSYEQSPISTTQGQSDSNQYPAKAYNTKPTSVLVPGETPYVSYANTGPSSVDKSNDRVYVISDPVEHENSYQKQGNSPSYQSGTSTDQYLSVDVRPSSANPVLTEYSSIEKSSSSTNYPTISTGNKSNYKTQPIESPADYLSTYNSKPNEKADSSKSFAAIAENYKTGDHDGSESEGDYSAIPGEPGTDYPIFSELPNNQFNCSEQRLPGYYADVSARCQVFHICLGDRQWSFLCPNGTIFSQEHFVCVWWYEFDCSKATGLYDLNEKLFVISSGEQQNDEDKYENKQYPNSAVSKTLTKSDEDYRSTNTKEERDFEAYN is encoded by the exons ATGTTCGCGGCCAGACCTTTGGTTTTCACCATCTTGGTTTTAG gaATACTTGACATCACAGACGCCATTTCACAC aaaagaggaaaaggtcGTCGGATTATACCTTCGGTTCAAGCCTATCAGAATCAAAATTTGCCAACTCAACAACTACCACAACTACACGTTCCACACAACAATTATCACACTCCCTCGAACGTTTATTCAACAGCTTCGGCACAAAGACAATTGCCTGTTCGCCCAGCTGCCCCGAGACCTGGAATAGTAGTATTTGGTGTTGGGCCAAATTCCCTTCAAATACCTAACCATTACTCCAATTTCCCTGAAACGTCCTTCCAGAGTGGAAAATCAATTCCTCCATCACTGCAAAACACAAAGGCAGCGAATCCCGCATTAAAGACAAATCCGACCATATCCGTAAACCCTAAATCGACAGTAACGTATCAACAAAATATCAATCCTGCAAAATCACCCTATCCTGTCCAGCAAGCTCAACTTACGAAACTCCACCAATATGGAAAAAAGCTTCCCACGGATAATCAACACCACAAAAGTCAATCTCAGTCTGCAGTTTCTAATGTCTCTGTTGTCAAGTTGCTAGAAACCGTTCCAGTCTACATTTCCCCTTTAAAATCAACGATTTATGCATCTGCGTACGTATCTGATTCTGCGAGCTATCCAGAACATAATTCATATTCAAAAGGAGAAACGTTAAAATACCAGACGACCCAACCATCCATTTCAAAACCTACTGTTTCTTCTACCTATAAGGAAACAAAAGCCTACCCATCAAccgaaatttatttgaagacACCCACAAAATCAGAGATTACAACACCATCCTCCGCAGCTGAAGTAAGTGAATCTTATGCACAGAAAGAACATTCTTAtactgaaaagaaagaatataatgTGGACAAAATCAAGTTAAAGTATTCAGGTTATTCTGAAACCCCATCATCGAAATATGTGAAATCTTCGCCCGCTAccgaaaacaagaagaaagaagatatcCCCAAATCTCTTTATTCCACACCACAATACAAAACCGTGAGAGATAAACCTTCAACGAGTAAACCACATGATGTTTCAAatgtagagaaagaaaaatcgaaaacaaCAGTTTATCCTATTCCTCAGTCCTACAAGAAAGCCGAGTCTCTGTCAGAttacgaagaaaagaagaaacttgatGCCCCATCTTACGTTTCAAGTAGTTCTCATGGCACACAGGAACAAAAACCTTCAAAAGAATCTTATGACAAAAAGCTATCACAAGTGTCGCATGTGGACGAAAGTGAACCAAAGGTTTCAGTTCCTTCTGCCTCCCTCTCCCACAAGGAAGTTGATTCTTCTCCGGACactgaaaataagaagaaatttaattcCCCGAGTCTTCCTTCTTTTAGCTCGGAAGAAAAACCCTCAAGTGAACcttacaaaaagaataaagaatctAACACCAGTGAAAGCAAACCGTTGAAAATTCCAGGTTATTCTGCCCCAGGATTCTACAGAGAAATCGAGTCTCTTTTACCACATACCGAAGATactaagaaacaaaatgttccAAATTACGTTCCTACTTCAAAACCTTACCAACCAAAGTCTGCGTCTATTTCTCCAGTGACCAAATCGCCGTATTCCACACAAGAATTAAAGTCTTATCCTCAAACCGAGTCACCATCAGTTCTTTTGACTAAGGCCACGGCGCCGTTGAAATACTCAACTGAGTCTACAACCAAAACCACAACTAAAACATATAAAATTCCTCCCCAAGAGAGAACAACATCCTATTACAGTACTACATCTAGGTATGAGGAATCCACCACCCATTCCTCATTGGCGACATCTACACATTTAACACAAAGGGGATACACCAGCCCTACTTCTTATGAGCAGAGTCCAATTTCAACTACTCAAGGACAAAGCGACAGTAATCAATATCCTGCTAAGGCTTACAACACGAAACCAACTTCAGTGCTTGTTCCTGGTGAAACACCTTATGTTAGTTATGCCAATACTGGTCCAAGTTCTGTGGATAAGTCAAACGATCGAGTTTATGTCATTTCCGACCCAGTGGAACATGAGAATTCCTATCAGAAGCAAGGAAATTCCCCTAGTTATCAATCTGGTACCAGTACAGACCAGTATCTATCAGTTGATGTTAGGCCATCTTCAGCCAACCCAGTTTTGACTGAGTATTCGTCTATTGAAAAAAGCTCAAGTTCCACAAATTATCCAACAATCAGCACGGGAAATAAGTCAAATTATAAAACCCAACCCATTGAATCACCTGCTGATTATCTTTCCACTTACAACTCTAAACCAAACGAAAAAGCTGACTCATCCAAATCTTTTGCAGCTATCGCAGAGAACTATAAAACTGGCGACCACGATGGATCTGAAAGTGAGGGAGATTACTCTGCGATTCCGGGAGAGCCTGGAACCGATTATCCCATCTTTTCTGAACTTCCaaacaatcaatttaattGTTCAGAGCAACGTCTGCCAGGCTATTATGCCGATGTATCTGCCCGTTGTCAAGTTTTCCATATTTGTTTAGGGGATCGTCAATGGAGCTTCCTCTGTCCAAACGGAACTATTTTTAGTCAGGAACATTTCGTCTGTGTTTGGTGGTATGAATTCGATTGCTCCAAAGCAACAGGTCTCTACGATTTAAACGAGAAACTTTTTGTGATCTCCTCTGGCGAACAACAAAACGACGAGgataaatatgaaaacaaacaatatccGAACTCTGCAGTCAGCAAAACTTTAACAAAATCTGATGAAGATTACCGGTCAACTAATACTAAAGAAGAGCGTGATTTTGAGGCATACAACTGA